From Sphingobacterium bambusae:
CCGTAAAGGTAGGAATTTTGCGTTTTCCTTTCTTAATACGAATTTCTGGGGTGAAGCAACAGCTGTACGTCGCGAGATGGTACGGATCATGACTTTCATCCGCGAAAATTATTAATGAAATTAACGGCTATTGTGGCCTATTTTCATATTTCAGTTGCTTATATTTAGCTAACATTATTATATTCGCTTTAATTTATGCGCGTCATCACAAAAAACGACAAACGCTTAATTCGATCTTGGTCGATGTACGATTGGGCGAATTCAGCTTATAACTTGGTCATCACCTCTACTATATTCCCGGCTTATTACACGGCGATCACGCAAACGGAAGAACACGGTGATGTCGTTTCTTTTTTCGGATTCAAGATTATCAATACCGCCCTCTCAAACTTTAGTTTAGCGATCGCCTATTTGTTAATGGCCGTCACCTTGCCTTTTATATCTTCTTATGCCGATGTGCAGGGCAAGAAAAAACAGATCATGATGTTTTTTACCTATTTTGGTGCTATATCGTGTATGGGGCTGTTCTTTTTTAAGATAGAAACACTAGAATTGAGCATTATTTTATTTGCGATGGCTGCCATGGGGTATATTGGCGGGGTGCTGTTTAACAATTCTTACCTACCCGAGATTGCCACCGCAGATCAGCAAGATAGAGTAAGTGCGCAAGGTTTCGCCTACGGTTATGTCGGCTGTGTCGTTCTGCAATTAATATGTTTGGTTTTCATCCTTTCTCCAGATACCTTTGGTATCACCGATTCTACATTTGGACCACGTTTATCCTTCTTATTGGTCGGGGTTTGGTGGGCTGCTTTTGCGACGATTCCGTTCAAGGCGCTTCCAAATAATCAACGCTCTGCTGTGCGCGCTTCGAAGCGTATTTTCCGTACAGTGGTCATCGAGTTTAGGATTGTGTTGCGTAAAATTGGAAAAATGGAACGCATAAAACGTTTTTTACCAGCCTATTTCTTTTATGCAGCAGGGGTGCAGACCGTTATGATTGTCGCAGCAGCCTTTGGGGCCAAGGAATTGCATATGGAAAACAGCAAGCTGATCATTACCATTCTGCTCATTCAGTTGGTCGCTATTTTAGGTGCCTTAATGATGTCGAAGCTGTCAGAAAAATATGGTAATATCAAAATCTTGATAGTTGTGGTTGTGCTGTGGATAGGTATTTGCGTATCTGCATTTTTTGTCAACTCGGAAACCGCTTTCTATGTCCTTGCCTGTGTGGTTGGTTTAGTTATGGGAGGCATCCAGTCGCTCTCTCGCTCGACCTATTCCAAGTTTTTACCGCAAAACACTAAGGATACGACTTCTTTTTTTAGTTTTTACGACGTTACCGAGAAATTGGCTATCGTGATGGGCCTTTTTGCCTTTGCGGTGATTGAGCAGTTGACACATAATATCCGATATTCAGCCCTGGCTTTGTCCATATTCTTTGTTATCGGGGTCATTCTTCTACTACGGGTTTTACGATTTAATAAAGTGATGACGGCATGAAGGTAGAGATTTTTATTCCTTGCTATATTGATCAGGTTTATCCTGAAACGGCTTTTAATAGCATTAAGTTGCTGCAGAAAGCAGGATGCGAAGTGGTTTACAATCCCGCACAAACCTGTTGTGGCGAACCCGCCTATTCCGCTGGATTTTGGGATGAAGCCAAGCAAATGGGACTAAAATTTTTAGAAGATTTTTCTGAAGATTGTTATATCGTGACACCGTCCGCTTCCTGTAGTGGTATGATAAAAAATGGCTATAACGATCTATTTACCAACTCTACAGCGCATAACCGTTGCCGGAATATCCAAGGGAACATCTTTGAATTAAGTGATTTTTTGGTCAATGTGCTGAAGAAGGATTATTTTGGAGCCGAGCTCGTTGGTACGGCGGTCTATCATGAAGCCTGTAGCACGGTTGGTGAAGCTCGCTTAAAAGAAGAACCTCGGCAGCTCCTTTCGCAAGTTGGTGGTCTAGAATTGGTTACTGTGGACGACGA
This genomic window contains:
- a CDS encoding (Fe-S)-binding protein, with protein sequence MKVEIFIPCYIDQVYPETAFNSIKLLQKAGCEVVYNPAQTCCGEPAYSAGFWDEAKQMGLKFLEDFSEDCYIVTPSASCSGMIKNGYNDLFTNSTAHNRCRNIQGNIFELSDFLVNVLKKDYFGAELVGTAVYHEACSTVGEARLKEEPRQLLSQVGGLELVTVDDEDSSCGFGSSFAFKFAGMSAALSEQRVQSALTAKADYIISTDSGCLMQLQSYIDKHQLPIKTKHLADVLTSGWANI
- a CDS encoding MFS transporter produces the protein MRVITKNDKRLIRSWSMYDWANSAYNLVITSTIFPAYYTAITQTEEHGDVVSFFGFKIINTALSNFSLAIAYLLMAVTLPFISSYADVQGKKKQIMMFFTYFGAISCMGLFFFKIETLELSIILFAMAAMGYIGGVLFNNSYLPEIATADQQDRVSAQGFAYGYVGCVVLQLICLVFILSPDTFGITDSTFGPRLSFLLVGVWWAAFATIPFKALPNNQRSAVRASKRIFRTVVIEFRIVLRKIGKMERIKRFLPAYFFYAAGVQTVMIVAAAFGAKELHMENSKLIITILLIQLVAILGALMMSKLSEKYGNIKILIVVVVLWIGICVSAFFVNSETAFYVLACVVGLVMGGIQSLSRSTYSKFLPQNTKDTTSFFSFYDVTEKLAIVMGLFAFAVIEQLTHNIRYSALALSIFFVIGVILLLRVLRFNKVMTA